The Aeromicrobium yanjiei genome includes a region encoding these proteins:
- a CDS encoding branched-chain amino acid ABC transporter permease, translating to MSFLSRHTLARHTLLLLVAAMAVLALTYGLSPYRNYQLATMAAYLCATAGLTVLVGLSGQLSLGHGALMAVGAYACALSSAELGDRGTTGPLLLLVPLACAIVATAVVGAVVGLAGARLHGPYLAGLTLTLTIVVPAITTTFADQLGGDQGLSVLVEPAPVGLGATFPLERWQAWIACAAALLTVFLLANLVHSRFGREMRAVRDDEVAARLAGINVGRTKVIVFVVSAATAGLGGGVLAVLTQAVSPGAFSLAFSLFLLMAVVIGGIGHLAGAVWGALLLVALPELTGSLADRIDASPALAERLDGNLSLLVFGLVLVLVTILFPRGIHGLVTTAFGRLRRRTPDSPPGTTAARPSTTTTSTESIDA from the coding sequence GGCCGTGCTCGCCCTCACGTACGGTCTCTCGCCGTACCGCAACTACCAGCTCGCCACGATGGCCGCCTACCTGTGCGCGACCGCGGGTCTGACCGTGCTGGTCGGCCTCTCGGGGCAGCTGTCGCTCGGCCACGGGGCGCTCATGGCGGTCGGTGCGTACGCCTGTGCGCTCAGCTCGGCCGAGCTCGGCGACCGCGGCACCACCGGACCACTGCTCCTGCTCGTGCCGCTTGCCTGCGCGATCGTGGCCACGGCCGTGGTCGGAGCCGTCGTCGGGCTCGCCGGGGCCCGCCTGCACGGCCCCTACCTCGCGGGCCTGACCCTGACCCTGACGATCGTCGTCCCGGCCATCACGACCACGTTCGCCGACCAGCTCGGCGGCGACCAGGGACTCTCGGTGCTGGTCGAGCCCGCACCCGTGGGGCTCGGCGCGACGTTCCCGCTCGAGCGGTGGCAGGCGTGGATCGCGTGTGCCGCCGCCCTGCTGACGGTGTTTTTGCTGGCCAACCTCGTCCACAGCCGCTTCGGCCGCGAGATGCGGGCCGTGCGCGACGACGAGGTGGCCGCGCGCCTGGCGGGCATCAACGTGGGTCGCACCAAGGTCATCGTCTTCGTCGTGAGCGCGGCGACCGCCGGCCTCGGCGGCGGCGTCCTCGCGGTGCTGACGCAGGCGGTGTCGCCCGGCGCGTTCTCGCTCGCGTTCAGCCTGTTCCTCCTGATGGCGGTCGTGATCGGCGGCATCGGCCACCTCGCGGGTGCCGTGTGGGGCGCGCTGCTCCTGGTCGCGCTGCCCGAGCTCACGGGATCGCTCGCCGACCGGATCGACGCGTCCCCGGCCCTCGCCGAGCGCCTCGACGGCAATCTCTCGCTGCTGGTCTTCGGGCTGGTCCTCGTGCTGGTCACGATCCTGTTCCCCCGCGGCATCCACGGCCTGGTCACCACGGCGTTCGGACGACTGCGTCGCCGCACCCCCGACTCCCCTCCCGGCACCACCGCAGCACGCCCATCCACCACCACCACCAGTACGGAGTCCATCGATGCCTAG